agtcgctcagtcatgtccgactctttgcgaccccatgaatcacagcacaccaggcctccctgtccatcaccaactcccagagtttactcaaactcatgtccattgagttggtgatgccatccagcctctcatcctctgtcgtccccttctcctcctgcccccaatccctcccagcatcagggtcttttccaatgagtcaactctttgcatgaggtgcccaaagtattggagtttcagcttcagcatcagtccttccaatgaacacccagaactgatctcctttagaatgcactggttggatctccttgcagtccaagggactctcaagagtcttctccaacaccacagttcaaaagcatcaattctttggtgctcagctttcttcatagtgatgtgTTAGGCATTGCAAACTGGAGCTTCTTATATGCTCCTCTCAGGAAGGTgataagttgctgctgctgctaagtcacttcagtcgtgtctgactctgtgggaccccatagaccgcagcccaccaggcttccccgtccctgggattctccaggcaagaacactggagtgggttgccatttccttctccaacacatgaaagtgaaaagtgaaagtgaagttgctcagtcgtgtccgattcttagcgaccccatggactgcagcccaccaggctcctccgtccacgggattttccaggagatAAGTTATGTAGGTAAAATTAAGCAAAAACACAGAGGAGTTGCCTCTCACAATTCATCATCTAGACCTAACAGTGCTATGAGGAATTTTACAACTGCCGACAGAACACTTATTCTTTTTGAATGCTCAGGGAACTTGCAGAGTAAAAGCctacagagggacttccctggtggtcaaattttaagattctgcattccCAATGTGACGGGAGGGAgggcggggcgggaggggggCCCGgtgtgtgatccctggtcaggaactagattCTACCTTTTGCAGCTAAAAAGATCACGTGTGCCACAACTGAacactgctgctgccgccaagtcgcttcagtcgtgtccagctctgtgcgaccccacggacggcagcccaccaggctcccccgtccctgggattctccaggcaagaacactggagtggggtgaactAAACACAGTGCagttaagtaaattttttaaagagcctATGGAAAATCAATAATCTCAGGGAATCCGTGTGATACACATTCTGTTCAAGAGCCACATATCAATAATagtaaaatcaatttttaaaaatcccatattTCTGAAACAAAGTCAAAACCCTAGTGAATGGCCATCCTTTAAAAGGGAAATCACGAGGAAACTATAACTTTCCAGTTTCCCATAACTGGTCCCTGTGCTTCGCCTTTTAAAGGCTTTTTCTTATGTATCTTATGTATCTACCTCCCTCTGTCCTTTACACAGTCTTCTCTTTATGCTCTCATTTGATAATCAAATGTTAAAATATCATCCCagctttttttggtttcttttgcacCAGCGTGTCGTGGCATTCcgctttctctttattttccaggtGTCTGTATCTTTGTGTAAATTTGTACCTTCAGTGGTCTACTTCTGAACCTTGCCTCTTCCTCCAGTTTGAAAGTTGTTGTTTGGCATGTTCAACTCATTCACGCTTATTGCAGATGCTATTATGTTCGGGCTGGAAACTGCCATTTTGTCCTGTGGTTTTCTATTTATcatacttctttttgtttttatgttttattgggCAGATcgcattttttctttctttttttttaagtctccagTGTTTAGATCACGCTGAGGCATCTAATTCCTGATATCTCTACTTTAATGTGGAGAACTTAATTACGAGTTCAAGGGCCTTGAAACCACAACCAGGCTGGATTGAAGAAACACGGCTGAAGAAGCATAAAGTGAACATGTTGGAGCCGCAGGCCCTGGCTCTGCGTTCCCTCCAACGGGAGGGCAGGCGCGTAGCCCCCACGAGGGGGCGCCGCAGAGCGCGGAGGCGGCTAGAGGCGGCCATGGCGTCTCTGGGAGTTCCCCGCGGCGGCGGAGGCAGCTCCCTAGGCCTTCTGGTCTGGCTCTTGTTCCTTTGGCCACAGCTCTGTGAGACAGGGCCGGCAAGGACTGGAGGTGGCTAGGCTGCACTGCATGGGTGGCAGCTGGGGCTGACGGCTGGACTAGGGCTGGGGGACGGAAGTGGGAGCTGGGGATGGTCCCCTGGGCAGAGGCCGGTGCTGACAGGCTGCACTCCAGGCCGCGCCTTCTCACTGGTCCCTCGCCTCCCTCAGGTGAGGGTGCCAGACCCAAGGAGGATTCTGCAATGAGCCGGGCAAACGCAGAGGCCCCCTCAGCTCCAGGACACCTGAAATCTGAGGAGGTTCCAAGAGCTCCAGGGCTGCCTACACCCCCAGCGGAAGATGTTCTGCAGATCCCTCCTCCCTTTGGAGGGTGGTTTGCACAAGGTGCTGCTTCTTTCTACGCGGGGCTTCACAGGCCGGCCTGGGAACTAGAGGCAGTACGTGCCTGGCTGGGTGACTGTCCTGGTGGGTTTGAGAGGAAACCTGTCTCTACCTCAGTGGtgaggggggtggggtgcagaTGCAGAGCTAGTGGTGGTGGCGGCGGTGGAAGGTGGTGGAGGTGTTAGAAGGGAGGCAGCAGCTTCACCTCCAGCCTCTCTTTTTAGTGAGCCAAGGAACATGTGGCCATCGGAAAATGAGGATAATTGGTGGAATGCCAGCCCCAGACAGAAAGTGGCCCTGGCAGGTGAGCCTGCAGATCAACAATGAACACGTGTGCGGAGGCTCCCTCATTGCCCCACAGTGGGTACTGACTGCAGCTCACTGCATATTTGGGTGAGTGTTTTCTGTTCTGGGCTTGGCCTGCTGCTCAGGCTGTTATGAAGTGGAGCCATTCCTGCCCCTTTCCTCCTCTTCATCTGAAAAAGAGGCCACAGTCCCTAGTTGGTGCTCACTGTGAGTGCTACATGAGCTCTGCATTTCTACCAAGATCCCAGGTTCTGCTCCAGTGGTTGTGGGACCTCAGTTGTAGACCACTGACTCCAGTGGTTAGGGGTCTGCTAGGGGATGTGGTTTAGAGGGAGAAAAAGGCCAATGGCtgtcatgtgtgctaagtcacttcagtcgtgtctgactctgtgtggccctatggaccatagcctaacAGATTCATCTGTCCAtagattctccaggtaagcataCCGGAGTGGGTatccacgctctcctccaggggatcttccagacctggggatcaaatccgagtctcttatgtctcttgctttggcaggcagattctttactgctgagcaaccCGGAAAGCCCTGATGGCTGTTGTAGGAGATGGGATCAGGATGAGAAGAAcctggaaggggtgggggggggggagtgtAGCCCCTCCAGCATCTCTGTGAGGGGCATGTTCTCTTTCCACAGCTTTGAGGAATATACAGTGCGGATGGGAAGCACACTGTTACTTCCCCAGTCGGGGATGGTCATTCCAGTTCGAGACATCGTTTGCCATAGCTTTTATGATGTTAGAACTTTGATTAATGACATTGCCCTTGTTCTGCTGGCCCACTCTGTGAATTATTCTGCATTCATCCAGCCAGTGTGTCTCCCTGAAAAGAATTTTGAAGCAGAAACTGGGACACGGTGCTGGGTGACTGGATGGGGCCGACAGATGGAAGACGGTGAGACTGGCAGGCAGGATCCGAGGGGGGAAGTCTGGAGCCCTGGGGTTGGCCAGTAGGCTgaagggagggacagggaggctggttCTCTACAGGTGGGCAAGGGAGCAGGTGGAGCTGAGGCTGCCTGGGAGTGACTGCAGTGCAGTAGGGATTCCTCCTGTTGCGTTAGACCTGGGGGCCGGGGTCTGGGTATGGTGGGTCCTCTCCAGGGTGGACTTCAGCTCCAGGATGATGAGCTGTCTGCCAGTCAGAGCTGTCCTGCTCTGGAATTACCTGCCAGGTGGGGAGGGAGCTTCTTGTCCTGGGATGTAGGTCTAGccagagcagccctgggaggagGCTGGGTTGGTACCCGTGGGCACTGCCTGTCCCGGAGTCTGTGACCCTGCCCTGTACAGACACTGTCACTGCTATTGCTGATACTCAGAGTGGCGACACTTGCTTTTGTATCAGGCCTTGTAAGAAGCCTTGTCTGTGTCCTGATCCGTTCCTCCTCCTGACTTGGCTTAGCTTCTTACCTCGTCTGCTCCCCGTGTCAGCAGTTGGCCTCAGGTCCTTCTGTGTCAAATGGGACAAAACCCACTGTCCTTCCTTCTCTTAGAAGATAGGAGTGTGAATGCACTGATCAAGACCCAGAGTGtgggacttccttgcagtccagtggttaagaccccacgcTTCCACtccagggggtgcaggtttgatctgtggttagggagttaagatcctgcatgctgcacagtgcagccaaaaaactcaaacaaacaaaagagacccAGAATGGGATCTAGGGGCCCCGTTCTATTCCACTCAagcaaatgttttatttctgagtTGTCTTTCTGTAGTCAAAGTGCTGCCAGAAATTCTTCAGGAGACTGACCAAATCCTTCTTCACCACACATTATGTA
This region of Bos indicus isolate NIAB-ARS_2022 breed Sahiwal x Tharparkar chromosome 22, NIAB-ARS_B.indTharparkar_mat_pri_1.0, whole genome shotgun sequence genomic DNA includes:
- the LOC139178679 gene encoding serine protease 44-like; amino-acid sequence: MLEPQALALRSLQREGRRVAPTRGRRRARRRLEAAMASLGVPRGGGGSSLGLLVWLLFLWPQLCEGARPKEDSAMSRANAEAPSAPGHLKSEEVPRAPGLPTPPAEDVLQIPPPFGGWFAQVSQGTCGHRKMRIIGGMPAPDRKWPWQVSLQINNEHVCGGSLIAPQWVLTAAHCIFGFEEYTVRMGSTLLLPQSGMVIPVRDIVCHSFYDVRTLINDIALVLLAHSVNYSAFIQPVCLPEKNFEAETGTRCWVTGWGRQMEDVKVLPEILQETDQILLHHTLCNKKLQAHLGYRRTLVRKGMICGYHEDLKSPCKGDSGGPLVCEFNDTWVQVGIVSWGIACGRSELPIVYTEVSMYKDWIIDHIIKVSSCASAGFLILSLSLVLPLGLLVAL